One genomic segment of Amycolatopsis sp. WQ 127309 includes these proteins:
- a CDS encoding SRPBCC family protein: MIRNVHTRRFPRPVPPELLATLGTDDDRLWPVADWPPTRLDGPLVPGTTAGHGPVRYVLEDVAPDRLRFRFTAPTGLHGFHEFTISGDALTHVLEGTLHGWTRLSWPLVFRPLHDALLEQLLDRAELAVTGRVSRPVKWSRYVRFLRALARNRSRSPRPSATLRP; the protein is encoded by the coding sequence ATGATCCGCAACGTCCACACCCGGAGGTTCCCGCGGCCGGTGCCGCCGGAGCTGCTGGCCACGCTCGGCACGGACGACGACCGCCTCTGGCCGGTCGCCGACTGGCCGCCCACCCGCCTCGACGGCCCGCTCGTCCCGGGCACGACCGCCGGTCACGGCCCGGTCCGGTACGTCCTCGAAGACGTCGCGCCCGATCGCCTGCGGTTCCGCTTCACGGCGCCGACGGGCCTGCACGGCTTTCACGAGTTCACGATTTCGGGTGACGCGCTGACGCACGTCCTGGAGGGAACGCTGCACGGCTGGACCCGCCTGAGCTGGCCACTGGTGTTCCGCCCGCTGCACGACGCGCTCCTGGAGCAACTGCTGGACCGCGCCGAACTGGCCGTGACCGGCCGGGTGTCCCGGCCGGTGAAGTGGTCGCGCTACGTCCGTTTCCTGCGCGCACTGGCCCGAAACCGGTCGCGGTCGCCACGGCCGTCCGCCACACTCCGGCCGTGA
- a CDS encoding GNAT family N-acetyltransferase codes for MILTPLDEPALARLLEAAVAGADPLEVMPPVDGPPGWTPERRAAFLEFHRARSLSPETAVERTWVVDVAGTAVGAARLERHGDAVEAGIWLSRDVRGRGIGKQVTASLLDLAKDSDATRFVASTTAGNRGARTLLSGIGASLATEGDDVTAELPLS; via the coding sequence GTGATCCTGACACCGCTGGACGAGCCCGCACTGGCGCGGCTGCTGGAGGCCGCCGTCGCCGGCGCGGACCCCCTGGAGGTGATGCCCCCGGTCGACGGCCCACCCGGCTGGACGCCCGAGCGCCGCGCGGCGTTCCTGGAGTTCCACCGGGCCAGGTCGCTGAGCCCGGAGACGGCGGTGGAGCGCACGTGGGTGGTCGACGTCGCGGGGACGGCGGTCGGCGCGGCCCGCCTGGAGCGTCACGGCGACGCGGTGGAGGCGGGCATCTGGCTGAGCCGCGACGTCCGCGGCCGGGGGATCGGCAAGCAGGTGACGGCGTCACTGCTGGACCTGGCGAAGGACAGCGACGCGACGAGGTTCGTCGCCTCGACCACCGCGGGCAATCGCGGAGCCCGGACCCTGCTGAGCGGAATCGGCGCGAGCTTGGCCACGGAAGGCGACGACGTGACGGCGGAACTACCGCTGAGCTGA
- the asnB gene encoding asparagine synthase (glutamine-hydrolyzing) — protein sequence MCGIAGWVSYDADLTRRQDVVDAMTETMACRGPDGVGTWVRKHVALGHRRLAIIDLPGGRQPMSVHTPNGDVAMVYSGEAYNFTELKDELTKLGHKWETDSDTEVVLHGYLQWGDAVVDHLNGMYAFAIWDERDDRLVMIRDRMGIKPFYYYPTADGVLFGSEPKAILANPLAKKVVDTDGLRELMAFTKRPGWSLWKDMEEVQPGTIVTVSREGIRTRTYWKLDAKQHTDDQETTVERVRELMTDIVHRQLVADVPRCVLLSGGLDSSAVTGLAAPHLAEQGEQLRTFSVDFFGQEENFKPDEMRDTADSPYIRDVADLVGSAHQNVMLNPAELSDPAVRRAVLKARDIPAGLGDMDTSLYLLFKAIRGESTVALSGESADEVFGGYRWFHDEKAVNADTFPWLAFRNSMMEDRASLYTPELVRKLNLETYIADQYATAVSSVDHLDGESAKEARMRTICNLHLTRFVRMLLDRKDRASMAVGLEVRVPFCDHRLVEYVYNTPWSLKTFDGREKSLLRHATKHVLPESVAQRVKSPYPSTQDPGYAAALQQQVKEVLAEPNHAVFGLVDKAWAHRVSEVDSATMDPGARIGLDRLLDLYHWIEMYSPELQLD from the coding sequence ATGTGCGGTATCGCCGGCTGGGTTTCCTACGACGCCGACCTCACGCGCCGGCAGGACGTCGTGGACGCCATGACCGAGACCATGGCCTGCCGTGGTCCGGACGGCGTCGGTACCTGGGTGCGCAAGCACGTCGCGCTCGGCCACCGGCGCCTCGCCATCATCGACCTGCCCGGCGGCCGGCAGCCGATGTCCGTGCACACGCCGAACGGCGACGTCGCGATGGTCTACAGCGGTGAGGCCTACAACTTCACCGAGCTGAAGGACGAGCTCACGAAGCTCGGCCACAAGTGGGAGACCGACAGCGACACCGAAGTGGTGCTGCACGGCTACCTGCAGTGGGGCGACGCGGTCGTCGACCACCTCAACGGCATGTACGCCTTCGCGATCTGGGACGAGCGCGACGACCGGCTCGTGATGATCCGCGACCGGATGGGCATCAAGCCGTTCTACTACTACCCGACGGCCGACGGCGTGCTGTTCGGCTCCGAGCCGAAGGCGATCCTCGCGAACCCGCTCGCGAAGAAGGTGGTCGACACCGACGGCCTGCGCGAGCTGATGGCGTTCACCAAGCGCCCCGGCTGGTCGCTGTGGAAGGACATGGAGGAGGTCCAGCCCGGCACGATCGTCACCGTGTCGCGCGAGGGCATCCGCACCCGCACGTACTGGAAGCTCGACGCCAAGCAGCACACGGACGACCAGGAGACCACGGTCGAGCGCGTCCGCGAGCTGATGACCGACATCGTGCACCGCCAGCTCGTCGCCGACGTCCCGCGTTGCGTGCTGCTGTCCGGCGGCCTGGACTCCAGCGCCGTCACCGGCCTCGCCGCGCCCCACCTCGCCGAGCAGGGCGAGCAGCTGCGGACGTTCTCCGTCGACTTCTTCGGCCAGGAGGAGAACTTCAAGCCGGACGAGATGCGCGACACCGCGGACTCGCCCTACATCCGCGACGTCGCCGACCTGGTCGGGTCCGCGCACCAGAACGTCATGCTGAACCCGGCGGAGCTGAGCGACCCGGCGGTGCGACGCGCGGTGCTGAAGGCCCGCGACATCCCGGCCGGCCTCGGTGACATGGACACGTCGCTGTACCTGCTGTTCAAGGCGATCCGCGGCGAGTCGACGGTGGCCCTGTCGGGCGAGTCGGCCGACGAGGTGTTCGGCGGTTACCGCTGGTTCCACGACGAGAAGGCCGTCAACGCCGACACGTTCCCGTGGCTGGCGTTCCGGAACTCGATGATGGAGGACCGGGCGTCGCTCTACACGCCCGAGCTGGTGCGCAAGCTCAACCTCGAGACCTACATCGCGGACCAGTACGCGACGGCGGTCTCTTCGGTGGACCACCTCGACGGCGAGTCCGCGAAGGAAGCGCGGATGCGGACGATCTGCAACCTGCACCTGACGCGGTTCGTGCGGATGCTGCTCGACCGCAAGGACCGCGCGTCGATGGCGGTGGGCCTGGAGGTCCGCGTGCCGTTCTGCGACCACCGGCTGGTCGAGTACGTCTACAACACGCCGTGGTCGCTCAAGACGTTCGACGGCCGCGAGAAGAGCCTCCTGCGGCACGCGACCAAGCACGTCCTCCCGGAGTCGGTGGCCCAGCGGGTGAAGAGCCCGTACCCCTCGACGCAGGACCCGGGCTACGCGGCGGCGCTGCAGCAGCAGGTCAAGGAGGTCCTCGCGGAGCCGAACCACGCGGTGTTCGGCCTGGTCGACAAGGCCTGGGCGCACCGGGTGTCCGAAGTGGACTCGGCCACCATGGACCCGGGTGCCCGCATCGGCCTGGACCGGCTGCTCGACCTGTACCACTGGATCGAGATGTACTCCCCGGAATTGCAGCTCGACTGA
- the kdpF gene encoding K(+)-transporting ATPase subunit F, whose protein sequence is MSGAGTVANVVGGLLALGLLVYLFVALIRPEKF, encoded by the coding sequence GTGAGCGGCGCGGGCACCGTGGCCAACGTCGTCGGCGGACTGCTGGCGCTGGGCCTTCTCGTCTACCTGTTCGTCGCCTTGATCAGGCCGGAGAAATTCTGA
- the kdpA gene encoding potassium-transporting ATPase subunit KdpA, with the protein MSDTAAGLVQLGLLLVALAVVYKPLGDYMARVFSTEKHLKLEKGLYKLFRVNPDSEQRWPTYAAGVLGFSFVSVVLLYLLQRLQPILPWSLGRGSVSPGVAFNTAISFVTNTNWQSYVPETTMGHFVQMAGLTVQNFLSAGVGLAVAIALTRGFIRSRTDRLGNFWVDLTRGTVRVLLPMAFVFALVLIALGVVQSLKAGVAVTNPDGSQSTIALAPAASQEAIKELGTNGGGILNANSAHPFENPNVWTNLIELFLILVIPVSLTRTFGKLVGKPKQGYVLLGVMSLLWAASLAIIWFSEAKASNPAALAAGASMEGKEQRFGISSTSIFADTTTGTSTGAINGAHDSLSGLGGGGPLLNMLYGEISPGGVGTGLYGILVMAIIAMFLAGLMVGRTPEYLGKKLGKREVTCAAISMLAMPLVVLLGSGIALMLPGTAGALGNSGAHGLSEILYGYASTGNNNGSAFGGLTATSDWFQSSFGVAMAFGRFIPIVAVLCLAGSLAAQRKVPETAGTLPTTGPLFATMLTGTVVLVAALTFIPALALGPIAEALA; encoded by the coding sequence ATGTCCGACACCGCGGCCGGGCTGGTCCAGCTCGGTCTCCTCCTCGTCGCCCTCGCCGTGGTTTACAAACCACTCGGCGACTACATGGCGCGCGTCTTCTCCACCGAGAAGCACCTGAAGCTCGAGAAGGGTCTCTACAAGCTCTTCCGCGTCAACCCGGACTCCGAGCAGCGGTGGCCGACCTACGCCGCCGGCGTGCTCGGCTTCTCGTTCGTCTCGGTCGTCCTGCTCTACCTGCTGCAACGGCTGCAGCCGATCCTGCCGTGGAGCCTGGGCCGCGGCTCGGTGAGCCCCGGCGTCGCGTTCAACACGGCGATCTCCTTCGTCACCAACACGAACTGGCAGTCCTACGTCCCCGAGACGACGATGGGCCACTTCGTGCAGATGGCCGGGCTCACCGTGCAGAACTTCCTGTCCGCGGGCGTCGGGCTGGCCGTCGCCATCGCGCTGACCCGCGGGTTCATCCGCTCGCGGACCGACCGGCTCGGCAACTTCTGGGTGGACCTCACGCGCGGCACCGTCCGCGTCCTGCTGCCGATGGCCTTCGTGTTCGCGCTCGTGCTGATCGCCCTCGGCGTCGTGCAGAGCCTCAAGGCGGGCGTCGCCGTCACCAACCCCGACGGCAGCCAGAGCACCATCGCGCTGGCCCCGGCGGCGAGCCAGGAGGCGATCAAGGAGCTCGGCACCAACGGCGGCGGCATCCTCAACGCCAACTCGGCGCACCCGTTCGAGAACCCCAACGTCTGGACGAACCTGATCGAGCTGTTCCTGATCCTGGTGATCCCGGTCAGCCTGACCCGCACGTTCGGCAAGCTCGTCGGCAAACCCAAGCAGGGGTACGTCCTGCTCGGCGTGATGAGCCTGCTCTGGGCCGCGTCGCTGGCGATCATCTGGTTCTCCGAGGCCAAGGCGAGCAACCCGGCCGCGCTGGCCGCCGGGGCGAGCATGGAGGGCAAGGAACAGCGGTTCGGCATCTCGAGCACGTCGATCTTCGCCGACACCACCACCGGCACGTCCACGGGCGCGATCAACGGCGCCCACGACAGCCTCTCGGGGCTCGGCGGCGGCGGTCCGCTGCTCAACATGCTCTACGGCGAGATCTCGCCGGGCGGCGTCGGCACCGGCCTCTACGGCATCCTCGTGATGGCGATCATCGCGATGTTCCTGGCCGGACTGATGGTCGGGCGGACGCCGGAGTACCTGGGCAAGAAGCTCGGCAAGCGCGAGGTCACCTGCGCGGCGATCTCGATGCTGGCCATGCCGCTGGTCGTGCTCCTGGGCAGCGGGATCGCCCTGATGCTGCCGGGCACGGCGGGCGCGCTCGGCAACAGCGGCGCGCACGGGCTGTCCGAAATCCTCTACGGCTACGCCTCGACCGGCAACAACAACGGCAGCGCGTTCGGCGGCCTGACGGCGACGAGCGACTGGTTCCAGTCGTCGTTCGGCGTCGCCATGGCGTTCGGCCGGTTCATCCCGATCGTCGCCGTGCTCTGCCTGGCCGGATCCCTGGCCGCGCAGCGGAAGGTCCCCGAAACGGCGGGGACGCTGCCCACCACCGGGCCGCTGTTCGCCACCATGCTCACCGGCACGGTGGTGCTCGTCGCGGCCCTCACGTTCATCCCGGCGCTCGCGCTCGGGCCCATCGCGGAGGCACTCGCATGA
- the kdpB gene encoding potassium-transporting ATPase subunit KdpB yields the protein MTVTEERPQVTHEEHTGRVGAGVFSPRQLWTSLPDAFKKLNPKHQLANPVMFVVWVGSALTTVFAVTDPSVFTILIAIWLWFTVIFANLAEAVAEGRGKAQAESLRRSKKETVARRLTANGDEEQVPGAELRVGDLVVVEAGQVIPGDGDVVEGIATVDESAITGESAPVIRESGGDRSAVTGGTTVLSDRVVVKITTKPGESFVDRMIALVEGASRQKTPNEIALTILLATLTIIFLLAVVALQPMAGYSGSEQSVIVLTALLVCLIPTTIGALLSAIGIAGMDRLVQRNVLATSGRAVEAAGDVSTLLLDKTGTITFGNRRATELIPVGSSTPDDLARAARLASLADETPEGRSVVELTAAHAGDDVHGEFVPFTAQTRMSGLDVGDRRIRKGAASAVRAWVRDNGGQFPDETERVVDEISAQGGTPLVVAEDTVVHGVIRLSDVVKPGMKERFKELRAMGIKTVMITGDNPLTAKAIAADAGVDDYLAEAKPEDKMALIKKEQEGGRLVAMTGDGTNDAPALAQSDVGVAMNTGTSAAKEAGNMVDLDSDPTKLIEIVEIGKQLLITRGALTTFSVANDLAKYFAILPAMFTGIFAQLGALNIMHLATPKSAILSAVIFNALIIVVLIPLALRGVRYKPSSASALLRRNLLVYGLGGIVSPFLGIWLIDLLVRLIPGIG from the coding sequence ATGACCGTCACCGAAGAACGACCTCAGGTGACCCACGAAGAGCACACCGGTCGCGTCGGCGCCGGGGTCTTCAGCCCCCGCCAGCTCTGGACGTCGCTGCCGGATGCCTTCAAGAAGCTCAACCCGAAGCACCAGCTCGCCAACCCGGTGATGTTCGTGGTGTGGGTCGGCTCGGCGCTGACCACCGTCTTCGCCGTCACCGACCCGAGCGTCTTCACCATCCTCATCGCGATCTGGCTGTGGTTCACGGTCATCTTCGCCAACCTCGCCGAGGCCGTCGCCGAAGGGCGCGGCAAGGCACAGGCGGAAAGCCTGCGGCGGTCGAAGAAGGAGACCGTCGCGCGGCGCCTCACCGCGAACGGCGACGAGGAGCAGGTGCCCGGCGCCGAACTGCGCGTCGGCGACCTCGTGGTCGTCGAGGCCGGCCAGGTGATCCCGGGTGACGGCGACGTCGTCGAGGGCATCGCGACCGTCGACGAGTCGGCCATCACCGGCGAGTCCGCGCCGGTCATCCGCGAGTCCGGCGGCGACCGCAGCGCCGTCACCGGCGGCACGACCGTGCTGAGCGACCGGGTCGTCGTGAAGATCACGACCAAGCCCGGTGAGTCCTTTGTGGACCGCATGATCGCGTTGGTGGAAGGTGCTTCCCGGCAGAAGACGCCGAACGAGATCGCGCTGACCATCCTGCTGGCCACGCTGACCATCATCTTCCTGCTCGCCGTCGTGGCGCTGCAGCCGATGGCCGGCTACTCCGGGTCCGAGCAGTCGGTGATCGTGCTGACGGCGTTGCTGGTCTGCCTCATCCCGACGACGATCGGCGCGCTGCTGTCCGCCATCGGCATCGCCGGGATGGACCGGCTCGTGCAGCGCAACGTCCTCGCGACGTCCGGCCGCGCGGTCGAGGCCGCGGGCGACGTCTCGACGCTGCTGCTCGACAAGACCGGCACCATCACCTTCGGCAACCGCCGGGCCACCGAGCTGATCCCGGTGGGATCGTCCACTCCGGACGACCTCGCCCGCGCGGCCCGGCTGGCCAGCCTCGCCGACGAAACGCCCGAGGGACGCAGCGTCGTCGAGCTGACCGCGGCCCACGCGGGTGACGACGTGCACGGCGAGTTCGTCCCGTTCACCGCGCAGACCCGGATGAGCGGCCTGGACGTCGGTGACCGGCGGATCCGCAAGGGTGCGGCGAGTGCCGTGCGCGCGTGGGTGCGCGACAACGGCGGGCAGTTCCCCGACGAGACCGAGCGCGTGGTCGACGAGATCAGCGCCCAGGGCGGCACTCCGCTGGTGGTCGCCGAAGACACCGTGGTGCACGGCGTGATCCGGCTGTCCGACGTCGTCAAGCCGGGCATGAAGGAGCGCTTCAAGGAACTGCGGGCGATGGGCATCAAGACGGTGATGATCACCGGCGACAACCCGCTCACCGCCAAGGCCATCGCGGCGGACGCCGGCGTCGACGACTACCTCGCCGAGGCCAAGCCCGAAGACAAGATGGCGCTCATCAAGAAGGAGCAGGAAGGCGGCCGGCTCGTCGCGATGACCGGCGACGGCACCAACGACGCCCCCGCGCTCGCGCAGTCCGACGTCGGCGTCGCGATGAACACCGGCACGTCCGCCGCGAAGGAGGCCGGCAACATGGTCGACCTCGACAGCGACCCGACGAAGCTGATCGAGATCGTCGAGATCGGCAAGCAGCTGCTGATCACCCGCGGCGCGTTGACGACGTTCAGCGTGGCGAACGACCTCGCGAAGTACTTCGCGATCCTGCCGGCGATGTTCACCGGCATCTTCGCCCAGCTCGGCGCGTTGAACATCATGCACCTGGCCACGCCGAAGTCGGCGATCCTCTCCGCGGTCATCTTCAACGCGCTGATCATCGTCGTGCTCATCCCGCTGGCCCTGCGCGGCGTGCGGTACAAGCCGTCGTCGGCCTCGGCCCTGCTGCGCCGCAACCTGCTTGTCTACGGCCTCGGCGGCATCGTCAGCCCCTTCCTCGGGATCTGGCTGATCGACCTGCTCGTGCGCCTCATCCCTGGAATCGGGTGA
- a CDS encoding potassium-transporting ATPase subunit C, which produces MNTLVKQTWAGLRVLIVMTVLLGVIYPLAVWAIARIPGLEGHAEGSVVTQNGQAVGSSLIGVDPVPADPARDPWFHNRPSALSKDALGPGDPSTSGASNKGPYNEDLVKTIGERKDAIAKREGVSPDQVPPDAVTASGSGLDPAISVAYADLQIARVARVTGLPADRVKQLVEANTSGAGIGVPGVDVLQLNLAVQGAAGGAH; this is translated from the coding sequence GTGAACACTCTCGTCAAGCAGACCTGGGCCGGGCTGCGCGTCCTCATCGTGATGACGGTCCTGCTCGGGGTGATCTACCCCCTGGCCGTGTGGGCGATCGCCCGCATCCCCGGGCTGGAGGGCCACGCCGAAGGCTCGGTCGTCACGCAGAACGGCCAGGCCGTCGGGTCGTCGCTCATCGGCGTCGACCCGGTGCCCGCCGACCCGGCGCGCGACCCGTGGTTCCACAACCGGCCCTCGGCGCTCTCGAAGGACGCGCTCGGTCCCGGCGACCCGTCGACGTCCGGCGCGTCCAACAAGGGCCCGTACAACGAGGACCTCGTGAAGACCATCGGCGAGCGGAAGGACGCCATCGCGAAGCGGGAAGGCGTGTCACCCGATCAGGTACCGCCGGACGCGGTGACGGCGTCGGGTTCCGGGCTCGACCCGGCGATCAGCGTCGCCTACGCCGACCTCCAGATCGCCCGCGTCGCCCGGGTGACGGGGCTGCCCGCGGATCGGGTGAAGCAGCTCGTCGAAGCGAACACGTCGGGCGCCGGGATCGGTGTCCCCGGGGTGGATGTGCTCCAGCTCAACTTGGCCGTGCAAGGTGCGGCCGGAGGGGCACACTGA
- a CDS encoding DUF4118 domain-containing protein, giving the protein MCSSSTWPCKVRPEGHTDSVTSTKKPRRGELRIYLGAAPGVGKTFAMLGEARRRLDRGTDVVAGLVETHGREKTAVLLEDLEIVPRRHAEHRGRAFEEMDVDAILARAPEVAVVDELAHTNVPGSRNAKRWQDVEELLEAGIDVLSTVNVQHLQSLNDVVERITGVTQQETVPDEVVRRAEQLELVDITPEALRRRLAHGNVYPAERIDAALGNYFRPGNLTALRELALLWVADQVDVALQRYRAEQQITDTWEARERVVVSITGGPESETLMRRASRIATRAGAELQVLHILRGDGLSGLGPTAIARCRTLAEEVGATFHTVVGDDVPTALLDFARGVNATQLVIGTSRRSRVARLFDEGIGATVVRQSGPIDVHMVTHAEAGGRLRARLGASPLGFSRLVAGWVLSVVLPVLVTVIGLFVRTGFDFATDVISYVLATVVVALVGGLGPALVAAVLGAGLLNFFFTPPLYTLTVHTPQNLVTLIAMVVVAVLVALVVDAAARRATQAARARTEAALLASYARTVLTHANPIERLLEKVRENFALTSVTLLEKREGAWQGVATAGEHPCADPDEADVDIAVTADVHLTLRGRALPAADRRVLEAVAGQALLSLRQQRSADAAAKAERKAEATELRTTLLSAVGHDLRTPLTSIKASIGSLRAPDLQLSEEDTAELMEAIELSADRLAGLIDNLLDSSRLATGAVVPLLRPVGYDEVVAHALSNVDASGAVVVAVDDQLPSVLADPGLLERVVANVLDNALRHGGGRVSARASAHSGHVELRIVDHGKGLRKGTADSAFAPFQRLGGDRDATPGVGLGLSVAKGFTEAMGGTIRAEDTPGGGLTVVVSLPAESVTYKVEEGVR; this is encoded by the coding sequence ATGTGCTCCAGCTCAACTTGGCCGTGCAAGGTGCGGCCGGAGGGGCACACTGACAGCGTGACCAGTACGAAGAAGCCGCGCCGGGGGGAGCTGAGGATCTACCTCGGCGCGGCTCCGGGCGTCGGCAAGACCTTCGCCATGCTCGGCGAGGCGCGGCGCCGGCTCGACCGCGGCACCGACGTCGTCGCCGGGCTGGTGGAGACGCACGGCCGCGAGAAGACCGCGGTGCTGCTCGAAGACCTCGAGATCGTGCCGCGCCGGCACGCCGAGCACCGCGGCCGCGCCTTCGAGGAGATGGACGTCGACGCCATCCTCGCCCGCGCGCCCGAGGTCGCCGTCGTCGACGAACTCGCGCACACCAACGTGCCGGGCTCACGCAACGCCAAGCGCTGGCAGGACGTCGAGGAGCTCCTGGAGGCCGGCATCGACGTGCTGTCCACCGTCAACGTGCAGCACCTGCAGAGCCTCAACGACGTCGTCGAGCGCATCACCGGCGTCACGCAGCAGGAGACCGTGCCCGACGAGGTCGTCCGCCGCGCCGAACAGCTCGAACTGGTCGACATCACGCCCGAGGCGCTGCGGCGGCGGCTCGCGCACGGCAACGTCTACCCGGCCGAGCGGATCGACGCCGCGCTCGGCAACTACTTCCGCCCCGGCAACCTCACCGCGCTGCGCGAGCTGGCCCTGCTCTGGGTGGCCGACCAGGTCGACGTCGCCCTGCAGCGCTACCGCGCCGAGCAGCAGATCACCGACACCTGGGAGGCGCGCGAACGCGTTGTCGTCTCCATCACCGGCGGGCCGGAGAGCGAGACGCTGATGCGCCGCGCCAGCCGGATCGCCACCCGCGCCGGCGCCGAACTGCAGGTCCTCCACATCCTGCGCGGCGACGGCCTGTCCGGGCTCGGCCCCACCGCGATCGCCCGCTGCCGCACGCTGGCCGAGGAGGTCGGCGCGACGTTCCACACCGTCGTCGGCGACGACGTCCCGACCGCGTTGCTGGACTTCGCCCGCGGCGTCAACGCGACCCAGCTGGTGATCGGCACGTCACGCCGTTCGCGCGTGGCGCGGCTGTTCGACGAGGGCATTGGCGCCACGGTGGTCCGCCAGTCCGGGCCCATCGACGTCCACATGGTCACCCACGCCGAGGCCGGCGGGCGGCTGCGAGCCCGGCTCGGCGCGAGCCCGCTGGGGTTCTCGCGGCTGGTCGCGGGCTGGGTGCTGAGCGTCGTGCTGCCGGTGCTGGTGACGGTCATCGGCCTGTTCGTGCGCACCGGGTTCGACTTCGCCACCGACGTGATTTCGTACGTGCTGGCCACGGTCGTCGTCGCGCTGGTCGGCGGCCTCGGCCCGGCGCTGGTCGCGGCCGTGCTCGGGGCCGGGCTGCTCAACTTCTTCTTCACGCCGCCGCTGTACACGCTCACCGTGCACACCCCGCAGAACCTCGTGACGCTGATCGCGATGGTCGTGGTCGCGGTGCTCGTCGCGCTGGTCGTCGACGCGGCCGCGCGCCGGGCGACGCAGGCGGCGCGGGCGCGGACCGAGGCGGCGCTGCTCGCCTCCTACGCGCGGACCGTGCTGACCCACGCGAACCCGATCGAGCGCCTGCTGGAGAAGGTCCGCGAGAACTTCGCGCTGACTTCGGTGACCCTGCTGGAAAAGCGCGAAGGCGCGTGGCAGGGCGTGGCGACCGCGGGGGAGCACCCGTGCGCCGACCCGGACGAGGCCGACGTCGACATCGCCGTCACCGCCGACGTCCACCTCACGCTGCGCGGGCGCGCGCTGCCGGCGGCCGACCGGCGGGTGCTGGAAGCCGTGGCCGGGCAGGCGCTATTGTCCCTGCGGCAGCAGCGCAGTGCCGACGCCGCGGCGAAAGCCGAGCGCAAGGCCGAGGCCACCGAGCTGCGCACGACGTTGCTTTCGGCCGTCGGGCACGACCTGCGGACGCCGTTGACGTCGATCAAGGCGTCCATCGGCAGCTTGCGCGCGCCCGACCTGCAACTGTCCGAAGAGGACACCGCGGAGCTGATGGAGGCCATCGAACTGTCCGCCGACCGGCTGGCCGGGCTGATCGACAACCTGCTGGATTCGTCGCGGCTGGCCACCGGCGCGGTGGTGCCGCTCCTGCGTCCGGTCGGCTACGACGAGGTCGTCGCGCACGCGCTGTCCAATGTGGACGCCTCCGGCGCGGTGGTCGTCGCGGTCGACGACCAGCTGCCGTCGGTGCTCGCCGATCCCGGCCTGCTGGAACGGGTGGTGGCGAACGTGCTGGACAACGCGCTGCGGCACGGCGGGGGCCGGGTGTCGGCCCGGGCCAGCGCCCACTCCGGCCACGTCGAGCTGCGGATCGTCGACCACGGCAAGGGCCTGCGGAAGGGGACGGCGGACTCGGCGTTCGCGCCGTTCCAGCGGCTCGGTGGCGACCGGGACGCGACACCGGGGGTCGGGCTCGGGCTGTCGGTGGCGAAGGGGTTCACCGAGGCGATGGGCGGCACGATCCGCGCCGAGGACACCCCGGGCGGCGGGCTCACGGTCGTCGTCTCCCTGCCCGCCGAGAGCGTCACGTACAAAGTCGAAGAGGGGGTGCGATGA
- a CDS encoding response regulator, producing the protein MTDIGATVLVVDDEPQIVRALRINLTARGYKVITAHDGTAALKAVAETKPDVVVLDLGLPDLDGTEVIAGLRGWTTVPIIVLSARGDSADKVQALDAGADDYVTKPFGMDELLARLRAAVRRSAVAGADDVDAVVDTASFSIDLAAKKVRRDGHEVHLTKTEWGVLELLVRNRGRLVAQKQLLHEVWGPSYETESHYLRVYLAQLRRKLEPEPSRPRHLLTEPGMGYRFEA; encoded by the coding sequence ATGACCGACATCGGGGCCACCGTGCTGGTGGTGGACGACGAGCCGCAGATCGTGCGGGCACTGCGGATCAACCTCACCGCGCGCGGCTACAAGGTGATCACCGCCCACGACGGCACGGCCGCGCTCAAGGCCGTCGCGGAGACCAAGCCGGACGTCGTCGTGCTCGACCTCGGCCTGCCCGACCTCGACGGCACCGAGGTGATCGCCGGCCTGCGCGGCTGGACGACGGTCCCGATCATCGTCCTGTCCGCCCGCGGCGACTCGGCGGACAAGGTCCAGGCGCTCGACGCGGGCGCCGACGACTACGTCACCAAGCCGTTCGGCATGGACGAGCTGCTGGCGCGGCTGCGTGCGGCGGTCCGCCGCTCGGCGGTGGCGGGCGCCGACGACGTGGACGCGGTGGTGGACACGGCGTCGTTCAGCATCGACCTGGCGGCCAAGAAGGTCCGCCGCGACGGTCACGAGGTCCACCTGACCAAGACGGAGTGGGGCGTGCTGGAACTGCTGGTCCGCAACCGCGGCCGGCTGGTCGCGCAGAAGCAGCTGCTGCACGAGGTGTGGGGCCCGTCGTACGAGACGGAGTCCCACTACCTGCGGGTGTACCTGGCCCAGCTGCGGCGCAAGCTGGAGCCGGAACCCTCGCGGCCCCGCCACCTGCTGACGGAACCGGGCATGGGCTACCGCTTCGAGGCCTGA